In Leopardus geoffroyi isolate Oge1 chromosome B4, O.geoffroyi_Oge1_pat1.0, whole genome shotgun sequence, the DNA window ATCAGTGATGTCGGCGCGTTCCCCACTGTCGATCAGCAAGTGCAGGGAGTCAGTGTGGCCAGAGGCAGCTAAGAGAAAAGGCCTGTGTCAGGGCATGGTcaaggggaaggaggcagccaGGTCAAGCATTAAGGACTCCAGGGTGGAGATCATGGAAGGACCTGGGGCAGGCTGAAGTCTTGGGGGATAGGAAGCCACGAATCAGGACTTGAAGTTCTCCTCACCCTGCTCCACTCCCAACCCCAATCCCATTCGGGAGGGATCTGGGACCAGTCTCCAAGGCCTGGTGTGGCAAGGGGAGGTACCAGCAGCCTAAAGGGGGTACTAACCAGCAGCGTGCAGGGGTGTCCACTTGCGTTTGCGCTCCTTGATGAGAGCAGAGGCGCCGTGGGCCGTAAGCACCTCCACACACTCAGTAGAGCCTCGCTCAGTGGCCAGGAAGAGCGCGGTCCGGCCCTTGTGGTCCCTTACATCCAGATTCACCAGCGTCTCAGCCAGTGTCTTCAGGGCTTCACAGTGACCGTTGTAGGCCTGGAGGGGAGCAGGCAACCAATGGAAACAGCTTGGGACACTGCCCTCACTCTGCTCTTGGGCCCCTTGGGGAAACTCCAGGCAGCAGTCCTCCCCATGAGCTCCCTGGGTCCCTCAGACTCTTCACCTACACTACACCCAACCCTGGGCACTGCCTGCCTGCCACGTCCCCCCAAGAAAGCAGAAGCCAGGATAGCAGAAGCACCTGTGTGTGGACCAAAGGGCAGGCAGGGACAAGGAAGGCAAGAGGAAAAGACCTGGGACTCACAGCTAAGTGCAAAGGGCTAACTGGAATGGTGCTCTCCACATCCTCCAGGCAGTTAAAGGACATTTCTAAGAGCTGCAACGGACAGAAGAGTAGGCGCTGAGGTTCTCAAACTCCCAAAATGTTATCCCCTGTCCCCTACCCACAGTAATGCCCTACACCCCTGGACCTAGAGACCATATCTGAGTCAACCACCCCTCGGTTTCAGAATTCACAGACACAAAGGTGACTATGAgccctgcccctgcttcctctcctccaGGCCAGATCCCACACGTACCAGTTCGAGGTTCTGTCTGTTGCCGTAGGCGGCTGCATAGTGCACAGCTGTGTAGCCCTGCCTGTCCCGCAGGGAGGGGTCTGCACCGTTATCCAGTAAGAACTCCAGacagctggggggcaggggtagaCTGTGAGGCAGGGACAGGCCCAGCTGGTGAGGGCCCAGGTGCGGGCAAAGCAGAGGAGAGGTGCAAGGGAGCTCCTCCAGGCCTAGCTGGCCAACACCCATCCGCTGCTCTAGGAAGGCTAACTCCTGCCCGTTCGACCCTTCCACTTGAGACCCACCACTTCCTTCACATCAGCTCTGAACTACTCTGGCTCCAATGCCTTTCTCTATCCTTGGAACGCTCTCCTAGAGAACCTAGAGCATAATTATGTTATCAACCTGCCAATCGACACTTCCCCCTACCTCCAGACACGCTGACCCCTTGCCTTGAATGCCTTCTCCTTCCAGCCCATCTGAAGAATTCCTACTCATTCAAACTCGGTCCCAGCATCCTCTCCTCTGTGAGGCCTTCCCTAATCTTCCCAGTGAGGTGCCTCTTCCTCTGTACTCCCTTGGTACCCTTCTCATAGCGTAGTACGACTAGCAGTAATAATAATCTAGtatttagcacttactatgtgtcaagtactattctaagcacttcatGTGTATgaaatcatttaatcctcataatgacCCCACAAGGCAGCTACTACTCTTATTCCTTATGATGgttaaggaaacagaggcacagagaggttaagttgtCAAAGCTTGGATTTTCTTGGATTGTaagtatccttttttaaaaaaaatgttttatttcacaaCACTTTTAGATTTATAGACAAACTGTGAACATAGGACACAGTCCCCATTTACTCTGCATCATCTTCTCTATCATTAACATTCTACATTAGAAAGCGTAAGTGCCCTTTCATTTATCTTTCCCAACAGATCATCAGCTTTCAAAGGCAGAAATTTGGGGTAATTTGTCTTTTATCCTTAGCATCTAGCACAGTACTTGGTACCTAATAAGTAAATCCTCACTTAAAtcttgtggaataaataaaaggctTTGTGCGTTAAGTTTTTCTGATTGTCTCAAGAAGACCATCCGTTCCCTGAGGGAAGGAACTGTGTCTCATACTTTTGTTTTCACCCACAATGCTTAGTCCAGGATTAAGCTCAGATCGCTCCCAACACACTGCTGGCTGGCCAACAGCAAGCAGCAGAAATGAGGTGGCAGGACGGGGAGTGGATGGGAGAATCATGGGACCAGAGCTGGCACTGCTGGGAAAGTATATCCCAGGGGTCTTCTTGGCTACTCACAAGAAGGCCTCCTTCCTGCGGGACTCCTTCAGTGGCTCGTCCTCTTCAGCATCGTGGCTGGACGATGAGTGGGGTTCCGCTCTGGAGGACAGAGAGTGAAGTCAGGGGAGGCTCACGGAGGTGAACAGGGCTGAGAAGGCCAAAGTGAGAGTCTCACCTCCTGTAGGTGTCAGAGGCGGCAGCGTAGTGGAGGGGAGAACAGCCTTTACAGTCGGCCTCGTTGACACCCGCCCCAGCAGTCACCAGTGTGACTGCACACTGGTAGCTGCCATTGGCGGCTGCATAGTGCAGTGGGGTCctgaggagaaaagaatgaataaaagaatcaaGGGCAGACCCAAATGCAACCACACGAGCAGCCTAAAGCTGCTCTGCAATACTCTCCTCACTTAGTCTCCAAGTTGCTACCACTCCCTCCACCATTTATCTCTCTTTTAGGACACTCCCCGTGCCTACTGCTGCATATTGACACACCTTCCAAATTTGTCTCTCCTCCTCAAGTCAGCTCCACTGCTCAACAGCAAATTAAGACATTCAACATTCCTAAAAGGGAAGAGGATGAGGGTTAAGAGAACGAGAGCCTCAAAGAGGAGCcagaggcacagggaggggcTAAGGAAGGATGGCACTGGACAGCCCTTTCTGCTGTGATTGCTCTCACTGTGACAGGCAGAGAGACCCGGGCAGCAGAGAAGGGTCCAGACCCTTGCCCAGATCTCTTCTCAGCACCTGGAAGTAAGAGAACGTACCCTCCAGAAGCAGCAGCATGAAGACAGGTGCGGCCAAGGTTGTCAGGCGTATTGATGTCAAACCCAGCTGAAAGCACATGCTCGTTGCTGAGTGAAGATACAATGCTGTACAGCTGACCTGCAGGGCCAGAACAGCACAGATCCCATCTGAGGGCACTGAACAGAGTGGGAAAAGGCCTCTACTCACCCACCCGTACCCAACCCCCCAACCAGTCAGCACATACCTGAGGAAAGAAGCTTACGACAACAGTCAGAGAATCCAAAGAGAACAGCTAAATGCAGAGGGAACATGTCGTGAATGCCGCGCCTGGAGAGAAGTTGAGGGACTCAGTCCTTAAGTCAAGGAGGGACCAGTTACAGACTTCTTTTCTGTGGCCCCCCACCAGCCTAGGAGACAGTGAGGTTCCACAAGCTTCCCTTTTGCAAGCTTCTTTGTGCCTCCACGTTTGATGTGAGCAGACACTACAGATCTAAGGGGCCCTGACTCACCGGGCGGTATCCGCGCCATTGGTCATGAGGGTGCTGATGAGTAGCTCGTGTCCGTAGCGAGCAGCCACGTGCAGTGGCGTGTTCCCAAATTTGTCAGCACAATCAATCTCGCTGCCTGTGAGgggatgcacacacacaaactcaggCAGACCTGAGGCTCCAGACCACTCATACCAGTCAGCTACCACACAAGTGCTCGTTATGTGCCACATCCCAAGCTAAGCATTCCACATGTGTTATCTTGTCTGTAAGCCTCAGGGGATGGGGCATGCAGACCTGGGCCATTTCTACAGGTGCCTTGCTCAGAGCTCTCAGTGCCGATCCTGACTGGAAGATATGGGAGGTAgactaaggaaagaaaagggtTTCTAGGGATGAGTTCtccgggggagggaggagaagggagcgGGGGACAAAGTCTCCCAAGTCCATACCATTCTGGATGAGGATCTGGGAGCGGGTGAAACGACCATGGATGGCAGCCATGTGCAGAGGACTTTTCCCTTCCTTGCTCTGTGAAAacatggcaatttttttttcagtgcaaaGCACAGGGAATACCCTCTTCCCCCCTTTGAAAGGACACATCTCTGAGGACGGAGTGGTCATATGGACATCTGCTCAGCCCACACTCTCCCGGGTCCCTGACAAGGTCTGATCAACCCAGGAGGCAAGTGGACAATTCCCCAGACTTATGCAGAGGGGAAGATATGGTCAGGACCTCCAGAGCTAGGTTGCAGCTTCATCCCTTCAGGTACCTGGTAATTGACATCAGCCCCGTTATTGACCAACAGCTCCAAGCAGAGAGCGCCATTGGTAGAGACTGCAGCCACATGCAGCGGCGTGAAGCCCTTGTCATTCGGCTGGTTGACATTGGCTCCTGCATTCACCAGCTCAATAGCCACAGCATCCTGGCCCAGGTAGCAGGCGATGTGCAAAGCTGTGTTTCCAAAAGCATTGGGCTCATCGATCTGGATTTTCAGGGGTACAAGTAAAGGGATAGGGAGGTATCAGTTTAAACAAAGTGGAAGCTGGCACAGATAACCTAGAAAATCCCAGAATCCCAACAACTGCCTGAGATACCTCGTGTTCCTGACTCGATAGACTGAGGGCACTATTACTTACGGTAAGCATTATTCACCATATCTCACCATATCCTGCCCACCTCCCAAAACCACTCCAACAATCCCAGCACCCTCATGTCTCCATACACAGACTCTGACCTCCAACTCCATGCCCTTAGTGCCCAGCCCCAGTGCTCAGCACCCTGACCTCAGCCCCCATCCGGAGCAGGTACTTCACCACTTCAATCTGGCCACTGGCAGCAGCTGTGTGGAGAAGCCCATAGCCCTTGCGGTCCTTACAGCTGAGGTCTGCTCCCCGTGCCACCAGCAGTTTCAGGACCTCCAGATGCcctaggaagagagaagaagctCTCAAGGGGGTGGAGGGTGAGCTAAGACCCTGGGCGTCTCTCTCCAAAGGCTGCAATCCCCATCCCTACCTTGGGAAATCCTAAATGTCAAATTCCTACTCTTCCCATGAACCCTTTCTCACCTAGAAAAGCTGCCCAGTGCAGAGGCTGCCGCTCCTTTTTATCACAAACATTCAGGCTGGCTCCCTTGTTCAGGAGCAGGTTCACCGTCTGTATCAGAATATGAAACACACCTGTTCATGCTTTCAGTGTACCTAAGGGCAGGTACCTAAGCCAGGTTCATGCTTTCAATGTACCTAAGGGCAGAAGCCTCAGTTCCTGAAAAGGCTGAGGCACCCAAATGTCTTTGTTCTTGAACAGAACAATCTGGAGAACTAGAGGgaacagagaaagcagagactAAGAAGGAGATCCCAGAGAGAGTTGGAAGTTTGAGGGAAACTCAAGGGAgtgttttcatttgatttggtggttcttctttttttttaatgtgtatttatttagtttgagagtgagaaaaagagagagagagcgcacatgcacaagcaggggagggacagagagagaatcccaagcaggctccatgctgtcagcacagagcccaatgtggccaGAGCCCATAGTcacaagccataagatcatgacctgagctgaaatcaagggttgaatgcttaaccgactgagccacttgggcacccCATGAGCTGGTGGTTCTTAAATTCTTTTGAATaatcttcaaaaacattttgaaagacaTGGACACTCGCTTCAGAAAAAGGCATGTATGCAAACATTTTCCATGCAACTTCAGAGTTTATCACCCTCTTGAAGACCAAGTCAAAAATTTCAATCTAACCCGACCATTCGTTTGGTGCTTGAGCCCAAGTGCTTATATAGTCATCCAGGCTGCTTTTCCTCAGACCTGATGACCCAGAAGCAGAGGAAGATGAGTGGGTAGGGAAGCAAAGACAAAGGGAAGGCACTAGACCAGGCACAGATTAGAGCGGTCCTCACCTCTAGATGCCCACTATGCACTGCATGATGCAGGGCACTGCGCCCGCTCCTGTCAGCCACATTGAGGCTGCTCAACAGGGGTGCCAGAGCCTCAGCACACTTCGTGGCCCGGTTGGCGGCAGCCACATGCAATGGTGTCTGCCACAGCTTGTCCCGGGCATTCACATCTGCTGAATGTGCCAGCAGCAATCCCAGCACCTTCTGTTAAGGAGCAGgggataagaaagaaaatacagggggAGCAGGAGGTAAAACAATAGTGGAGGGAAGAATAGGTCAGCCTGGCACATGTGGCCCCATCCCCCCAGCACAGAGTGTCTTCTCATTTTTCCAACATACATAGCCTCTCAATACCTACTTCCCATCTTCTGGATCTTTCTAGAACTTAAAATTTTCCCTACCTTGCTGAGGAAAAAATaccccttccttttcctcaagTCACCTGGTATCGCTCCCCAACTCAGACCCTGATCAAGCATATAGCTACTACCAAGCAAAAGTAGAGGATGCCAATCCTTCACTATTTCTAGGAAAAATACACACTCCTGCCTTAATGCCCCGAATACCCTCCTTCAGTCCTTCCATAGGCACCAAAATCATTTCCGTTACCTCAGTAAGCAAACAGATACTGGTTCCTCTCCAAAACCCAGGCTAAAATGTCCCTCCTAATCACAACACACCCTATTCCTGTTGGCCTTAGTCCCTCCCCCTGGTGGATGGAGCCAGGGAAGTGACCATCAAACCAAGAGGGAGgtctccttttcctcctgctcTTCAAGGTTGATGGACCCAATTGATGAGGCAAGTTTGACCCCTGTGCTGTCAACTTTGATGCTGCTTGAGAGGCAGGAAGGCAACACATCACTACCCCCAATCCCTCCATCACAAGGTAAGAAATCTCAGTGCCCAGAGGGGGATCAGACTCCAAGGTGGCCCCCCAGGGAAGGATGAGTCACTCAGGCCTGGCAGCAGGGCCCCCTGCAGTCTGCCAGCCCAGTGTTAAGCTCTCCCCTGACGTCACATCAGCTGGCAACATTCAGCCCCCCCTTACCAGCCAGTTCtaggggtaggagggaggggccAAGGTCTAGTATCCTGACCTAGGGGTAGATCAGCTTGTAGGGCAGAGAGCTGAGGCTCTCCAATCCTTAACTTCCACCTTTAACCAACTCATCCTCTTTTGGAAGGGTGAAAGGACATAGGATGCCAATACCTCATTTCGGGAAGCAGCAGCACGATGAAGAGGGGTCAGCCACAGTGTGTCCTTAGCATTGACATTAGCACCTATGGGGATATAATTTCCTCTTTTGGTGGGAGGTAGACAGCAAGTGGGGATGGAAGCCAGTAATCAGGCCAGGGGATATGGATAGAGATGAAGCCTCTCCCAGACCAAACACCAGAGAACAATTcttagatacaaaaaaaaaaaaaaaacaaaaacaaaacaggctcTTTCCTCAGGTCCCCTCCCTATGTGCCACACCTTCCAGCTCCCCACTTTCACCTGACATCAGTAGCAACTGGAGGATGGGGACATCGCCTACGTAGGCAGCAGCATGCAATGGGGTCCGCCTCTCTTGGTCCTGGGAAGGCAGAAAAGAACAGTGGCTGTGACGCTGAACTATCACAGACCCCAGCCCCAGTCTTAGAGCTCCAGGCCTTTCCCCACCTCTTCCCATAGGTTCGACAGCCTCCTAAATCCCAATCCTAAATTAAAACAAGAACCTAGGGAGGgcagagtcagagtcagagagtCAGGAGTCAAGGGGTCAGGGCCAGGGGGCTGTGAGCAGTCTCCTTCttccaggaggggtgggggcgctgCAAACACTAATGGTTCAGGAGAGAACACCGTTTCTGGGCATCTTTAGCTTCACTGGTCTATGCTTCAAGCCTGACCTGTTCTCCATCTCCAAATGTAGAGCAGGCGCCCATCCCAGGGTAGAAAGTGCTGCGGCCTCATCCTAGCCAAGGAGCCACGGAGCCGCCCCACTGTTTGGGAGGGGTCCAGAACACCAGGGCCCAGATTACTGGCTCATCATTCTCCCTGATCCCAACTCACCAGTACATTGATGTTCTCCTTCTGCGAGAGGAGGGAACGCACTTCCTCCACATCTCGGCTAAAGATGGCCTGGACCAGGGGCGGCTGCAGGGAGAACCAGCGTTCAAAGAGCGGGCCGGAGCGGAACTAggagtggggggctggggtggggggacacctggTTTGATGAGGGGCGTCGCTGGAGGGGCTCCGCTCGGGGGTCCTGGCTGCAGGGGACTCCCGCGGTGTGTTGGCCAGTCGCCAGGCCCCCAAGGACACCGGCTTGGTTGAGGGGAGCACGGcgtggggcggggcgggagccGCGGGAGCCCCGGGCTCGGGCCCAGCCTAGGCCGCACATCCCCGGGCTCGCGTGGCGGCTGCGCCGGGCTCAGGAAGGAGGAAGCGGGCAAGGACTGAAGGGCTGACCTGGTCCGTGATGCTGAGGATCCCCATGGCCCGGCCCGGGCTCCGTCCGCATCGAGctcccggcggcggcggcggcggctccacCGGGGACACGGGGCGGCCcaggcggcggctgcggcggcggctgcggggAGAGCGCGGCCCCGCCTACCGGGGGGCGGGCGAGCGGGAGCCCGCAGCGCTCCCTGGCGGCCGTCCTGGGCCGGGCCGCGGGGCTCTTGCCGCGCAGACGGCTCTCGGCCTGGCGCCCTCCGCCCCGCCCTGGCGCCGGGAACGTCCCCGGCACCCCCGACTTCGCGCTCTGGTTCCCTGGCTCCCCAAGCCGCCGTGGTGTGCTCTCTGCTCCAGTCTGGAGGCCCAGGAGTTTTTCTCACAAGACCCTACCGGCAACCCGAGCCTTGGCCCTGCGGTGCCTCCCACCACAATGCCTCCGCCGGAGCTAACTCCTCCCGTCAGCGATTACATGCCcccgaacccccccccccccccccccatagactTGGGGAAACAGGGGCGTGGAGATCTGGGGATTATATATGGCAATAgccccagagagaagaaagactcGTATCTCTACTGGCAGtgacatgagttggggagagaggaagtAGCAAAAGTGCTCAAACTGCCGAGAGAA includes these proteins:
- the ANKRD52 gene encoding serine/threonine-protein phosphatase 6 regulatory ankyrin repeat subunit C isoform X1; the protein is MGILSITDQPPLVQAIFSRDVEEVRSLLSQKENINVLDQERRTPLHAAAYVGDVPILQLLLMSGANVNAKDTLWLTPLHRAAASRNEKVLGLLLAHSADVNARDKLWQTPLHVAAANRATKCAEALAPLLSSLNVADRSGRSALHHAVHSGHLETVNLLLNKGASLNVCDKKERQPLHWAAFLGHLEVLKLLVARGADLSCKDRKGYGLLHTAAASGQIEVVKYLLRMGAEIDEPNAFGNTALHIACYLGQDAVAIELVNAGANVNQPNDKGFTPLHVAAVSTNGALCLELLVNNGADVNYQSKEGKSPLHMAAIHGRFTRSQILIQNGSEIDCADKFGNTPLHVAARYGHELLISTLMTNGADTARRGIHDMFPLHLAVLFGFSDCCRKLLSSGQLYSIVSSLSNEHVLSAGFDINTPDNLGRTCLHAAASGGNVECLNLLLSSGADLRRRDKFGRTPLHYAAANGSYQCAVTLVTAGAGVNEADCKGCSPLHYAAASDTYRRAEPHSSSSHDAEEDEPLKESRRKEAFFCLEFLLDNGADPSLRDRQGYTAVHYAAAYGNRQNLELLLEMSFNCLEDVESTIPVSPLHLAAYNGHCEALKTLAETLVNLDVRDHKGRTALFLATERGSTECVEVLTAHGASALIKERKRKWTPLHAAAASGHTDSLHLLIDSGERADITDVMDAYGQTPLMLAIMNGHVDCVHLLLEKGSTADAADLRGRTALHRGAVTGCEDCLAALLDHDAFVLCRDFKGRTPIHLASACGHTAVLRTLLQAALSTDPLDAGVDYSGYSPMHWASYTGHEDCLELLLEHSPFSYLEGNPFTPLHCAVINNQDSTTEMLLGALGAKIVNSRDAKGRTPLHAAAFADNVSGLRMLLQHQAEVNATDHTGRTALMTAAENGQTAAVEFLLYRGKADLTVLDENKNTALHLACSKGHEKCALMILAETQDLGLINATNSALQMPLHIAARNGLASVVQALLSRGATVLAVDEEGHTPALACAPNKDVADCLALILSTMKPFPPKDAVSPFSFSLLKNCGIAAAKTVGGCGALPHGASCPYSQERHGAIGLDGCYSE
- the ANKRD52 gene encoding serine/threonine-protein phosphatase 6 regulatory ankyrin repeat subunit C isoform X3 — protein: MGILSITDQPPLVQAIFSRDVEEVRSLLSQKENINVLDQERRTPLHAAAYVGDVPILQLLLMSGANVNAKDTLWLTPLHRAAASRNEKVLGLLLAHSADVNARDKLWQTPLHVAAANRATKCAEALAPLLSSLNVADRSGRSALHHAVHSGHLETVNLLLNKGASLNVCDKKERQPLHWAAFLGHLEVLKLLVARGADLSCKDRKGYGLLHTAAASGQIEVVKYLLRMGAEIDEPNAFGNTALHIACYLGQDAVAIELVNAGANVNQPNDKGFTPLHVAAVSTNGALCLELLVNNGADVNYQSKEGKSPLHMAAIHGRFTRSQILIQNGSEIDCADKFGNTPLHVAARYGHELLISTLMTNGADTARRGIHDMFPLHLAVLFGFSDCCRKLLSSGQLYSIVSSLSNEHVLSAGFDINTPDNLGRTCLHAAASGGNVECLNLLLSSGADLRRRDKFGRTPLHYAAANGSYQCAVTLVTAGAGVNEADCKGCSPLHYAAASDTYRRAEPHSSSSHDAEEDEPLKESRRKEAFFCLEFLLDNGADPSLRDRQGYTAVHYAAAYGNRQNLELLLEMSFNCLEDVESTIPVSPLHLAAYNGHCEALKTLAETLVNLDVRDHKGRTALFLATERGSTECVEVLTAHGASALIKERKRKWTPLHAAAASGHTDSLHLLIDSGERADITDVMDAYGQTPLMLAIMNGHVDCVHLLLEKGSTADAADLRGRTALHRGAVTGCEDCLAALLDHDAFVLCRDFKGRTPIHLASACGHTAVLRTLLQAALSTDPLDAGVDYSGYSPMHWASYTGHEDCLELLLEHSPFSYLEGNPFTPLHCAVINNQDSTTEMLLGALGAKIVNSRDAKGRTPLHAAAFADNVSGLRMLLQHQAEVNATDHTGRTALMTAAENGQTAAVEFLLYRGKADLTVLDENKNTALHLACSKGHEKCALMILAETQDLGLINATNSALQMPLHIAARNGLASVVQALLSRGATVLAVDEEGGWGPEPPASPGFGVRDILQEVTPQRWPAPPTKMWQTAWP
- the ANKRD52 gene encoding serine/threonine-protein phosphatase 6 regulatory ankyrin repeat subunit C isoform X2; its protein translation is MGILSITDQPPLVQAIFSRDVEEVRSLLSQKENINVLDQERRTPLHAAAYVGDVPILQLLLMSGANVNAKDTLWLTPLHRAAASRNEKVLGLLLAHSADVNARDKLWQTPLHVAAANRATKCAEALAPLLSSLNVADRSGRSALHHAVHSGHLETVNLLLNKGASLNVCDKKERQPLHWAAFLGHLEVLKLLVARGADLSCKDRKGYGLLHTAAASGQIEVVKYLLRMGAEIDEPNAFGNTALHIACYLGQDAVAIELVNAGANVNQPNDKGFTPLHVAAVSTNGALCLELLVNNGADVNYQSKEGKSPLHMAAIHGRFTRSQILIQNGSEIDCADKFGNTPLHVAARYGHELLISTLMTNGADTARRGIHDMFPLHLAVLFGFSDCCRKLLSSGQLYSIVSSLSNEHVLSAGFDINTPDNLGRTCLHAAASGGNVECLNLLLSSGADLRRRDKFGRTPLHYAAANGSYQCAVTLVTAGAGVNEADCKGCSPLHYAAASDTYRRAEPHSSSSHDAEEDEPLKESRRKEAFFCLEFLLDNGADPSLRDRQGYTAVHYAAAYGNRQNLELAYNGHCEALKTLAETLVNLDVRDHKGRTALFLATERGSTECVEVLTAHGASALIKERKRKWTPLHAAAASGHTDSLHLLIDSGERADITDVMDAYGQTPLMLAIMNGHVDCVHLLLEKGSTADAADLRGRTALHRGAVTGCEDCLAALLDHDAFVLCRDFKGRTPIHLASACGHTAVLRTLLQAALSTDPLDAGVDYSGYSPMHWASYTGHEDCLELLLEHSPFSYLEGNPFTPLHCAVINNQDSTTEMLLGALGAKIVNSRDAKGRTPLHAAAFADNVSGLRMLLQHQAEVNATDHTGRTALMTAAENGQTAAVEFLLYRGKADLTVLDENKNTALHLACSKGHEKCALMILAETQDLGLINATNSALQMPLHIAARNGLASVVQALLSRGATVLAVDEEGHTPALACAPNKDVADCLALILSTMKPFPPKDAVSPFSFSLLKNCGIAAAKTVGGCGALPHGASCPYSQERHGAIGLDGCYSE